The following are from one region of the Mangifera indica cultivar Alphonso chromosome 14, CATAS_Mindica_2.1, whole genome shotgun sequence genome:
- the LOC123195817 gene encoding transcription factor CYCLOIDEA-like, producing MFPSNRNINGYYDPVHFTNDPSNFSKPFVNDVVPNSKLEDFPLSFSQFNFPFDDHDDYLHDLLLLHQQNQPFGTDNNSTTVSEIAVEMVDSAQTDLKNSSNVTTQQPTTRKTSGLKKDRHSKINTAKGLRDRRVRLSLEVAPRFFKLQDMLGYDKASKTVEWLLEQAKNEIEKLEGRHRRMVMDELKGRLQQKVNYSYSAGAKSSSSTDECEVASETHKGAINSGGSKPPIKEKKIRRSHKFIHRPLTRDMRNKARAKARERTSYKKMFGRSLINISNQSWSCSALEKCEKSGSRSPYRNCSLEVLPEVEEASCEVIANHEQLDDGSIVVMENWSPSSSFNYRHNIGTPEEHQFPDFQFLGKP from the exons ATGTTTCCTTCAAACAGAAACATCAATGGTTACTATGACCCAGTTCATTTTACAAATGACCCATCAAATTTCAGTAAGCCTTTTGTCAATGACGTCGTCCCAAATTCAAAACTCGAAGACTTTCCTTTATCCTTCTCGCAGTTTAACTTCCCATTTGATGACCATGATGACTATCTCCATGATCTTTTACTTCTACATCAGCAGAACCAACCTTTTGGAACTGATAATAATAGTACTACTGTATCTGAAATTGCTGTGGAAATGGTGGATTCAGCCCAAACTGATCTTAAGAATAGTTCAAACGTCACCACCCAGCAACCCACAACGAGAAAAACGAGTGGTTTGAAGAAAGATCGGCACAGCAAGATCAACACTGCTAAAGGGCTCAGAGACAGGAGAGTGAGGTTGTCTCTTGAAGTTGCTCCTCGTTTTTTCAAGCTGCAAGACATGTTAGGCTATGACAAAGCTAGTAAAACTGTTGAGTGGCTGCTCGAACAGgcaaaaaatgagattgaaaagcTAGAAGGACGTCATCGCCGGATGGTGATGGATGAACTCAAAGGAAGGCTTCAACAGAAAGTGAATTATAGCTACAGTGCTGGTGCAAAGAGTTCCTCTTCTACTGATGAGTGTGAAGTGGCATCCGAAACACACAAGGGTGCCATCAATTCCGGAGGATCAAAACCTccaatcaaagaaaaaaagatcaGACGGTCCCATAAGTTTATTCATCGCCCTCTTACGAGGGATATGAGAAACAAGGCAAGAGCAAAGGCAAGGGAGAGGACAAGTTACAAAAAGATGTTTGGTCGCAGCCTGATAAACATTTCAAATCAATCATGGTCTTGCAGTGCCTtagaaaaatgtgaaaaatcgGGTTCTCGAAGTCCATACAGGAATTGTTCCTTGGAGGTATTGCCTGAGGTTGAAGAAGCAAGTTGTGAGGTTATAGCCAACCATGAACAATTAGATGATGGTTCCATCGTGGTTATGGAGAACTGGAGTCCCTCTTCCAGTTTCAATTATCGCCACAACATCGGAACTCCTGAAGAG CATCAATTTCCAGACTTTCAATTCTTGGGCAAGCCATAG